The Daucus carota subsp. sativus chromosome 9, DH1 v3.0, whole genome shotgun sequence genome window below encodes:
- the LOC108201455 gene encoding zinc finger protein JAGGED-like isoform X2, with protein MRPEEGNPLDLNNFPGEDSSGAGGGGYRKKKNGGGKDESGKVYECRFCSLRFGKSQALGGHMNRHRQERETETLNRARQLVFSNDNLMPPTPPPHPHLVLGGQLPISHGGYHQQATDPFRSTGYPAGRYYCGSSSSANIPPPPPPPQSYMYPSSPRLVPYPPPHYNINPPINDYFVGHAVHSTGQLYTAPAPLVPPEHGYTCIGAPVGHGLKQGGINNNNNNFSSSNNNNNEVEGEGRSYPNSSMINRYQEGL; from the exons AT GAGACCCGAAGAAGGAAACCCCCTAGACCTAAACAACTTCCCCGGGGAAGATTCCTCTG GGGCGGGAGGCGGAGGATACAGGAAGAAGAAAAACGGCGGAGGAAAGGACGAAAGTGGGAAGGTATACGAGTGTAGGTTTTGCTCCCTCAGGTTCGGCAAATCTCAAGCTCTCGGGGGACACATGAACCGCCACCGACAAG AAAGAGAGACAGAAACACTCAACAGAGCTCGGCAGTTGGTTTTCAGTAATGATAACCTAATGCCACCCACTCCCCCTCCTCACCCTCATCTTGTCCTAGG CGGCCAGCTACCGATCTCGCATGGAGGGTATCACCAGCAAGCAACTGATCCATTCAGAAGCACAGGCTATCCGGCTGGACGATACTACTGCGGCTCCTCATCATCGGCCAACATACCGCCACCGCCTCCACCACCGCAGTCCTACATGTACCCTTCGTCGCCGCGCCTCGTTCCCTACCCTCCACCACATTACAACATTAACCCCCCAATCAACGACTACTTCGTGGGGCACGCGGTGCACTCAACCGGCCAGTTGTACACCGCGCCcgcccctctggttccgccagaACACGGCTACACGTGTATCGGTGCGCCGGTTGGACACGGATTGAAGCAAGGaggaattaataataataataataattttagtagtagtaataataataataatgaggtGGAAGGGGAAGGTAGGAGCTATCCGAATTCGTCGATGATCAATCGGTATCAAGAAGGATTGTAA
- the LOC108201455 gene encoding zinc finger protein JAGGED-like isoform X1 yields the protein MRPEEGNPLDLNNFPGEDSSGAGGGGYRKKKNGGGKDESGKVYECRFCSLRFGKSQALGGHMNRHRQERETETLNRARQLVFSNDNLMPPTPPPHPHLVLGSGQLPISHGGYHQQATDPFRSTGYPAGRYYCGSSSSANIPPPPPPPQSYMYPSSPRLVPYPPPHYNINPPINDYFVGHAVHSTGQLYTAPAPLVPPEHGYTCIGAPVGHGLKQGGINNNNNNFSSSNNNNNEVEGEGRSYPNSSMINRYQEGL from the exons AT GAGACCCGAAGAAGGAAACCCCCTAGACCTAAACAACTTCCCCGGGGAAGATTCCTCTG GGGCGGGAGGCGGAGGATACAGGAAGAAGAAAAACGGCGGAGGAAAGGACGAAAGTGGGAAGGTATACGAGTGTAGGTTTTGCTCCCTCAGGTTCGGCAAATCTCAAGCTCTCGGGGGACACATGAACCGCCACCGACAAG AAAGAGAGACAGAAACACTCAACAGAGCTCGGCAGTTGGTTTTCAGTAATGATAACCTAATGCCACCCACTCCCCCTCCTCACCCTCATCTTGTCCTAGG CAGCGGCCAGCTACCGATCTCGCATGGAGGGTATCACCAGCAAGCAACTGATCCATTCAGAAGCACAGGCTATCCGGCTGGACGATACTACTGCGGCTCCTCATCATCGGCCAACATACCGCCACCGCCTCCACCACCGCAGTCCTACATGTACCCTTCGTCGCCGCGCCTCGTTCCCTACCCTCCACCACATTACAACATTAACCCCCCAATCAACGACTACTTCGTGGGGCACGCGGTGCACTCAACCGGCCAGTTGTACACCGCGCCcgcccctctggttccgccagaACACGGCTACACGTGTATCGGTGCGCCGGTTGGACACGGATTGAAGCAAGGaggaattaataataataataataattttagtagtagtaataataataataatgaggtGGAAGGGGAAGGTAGGAGCTATCCGAATTCGTCGATGATCAATCGGTATCAAGAAGGATTGTAA